A region from the Medicago truncatula cultivar Jemalong A17 chromosome 6, MtrunA17r5.0-ANR, whole genome shotgun sequence genome encodes:
- the LOC25481241 gene encoding abscisic stress-ripening protein 1 — protein MAEEKHHHHFHHEDKSGYVEEVDYRKEEKHHKHLEHLGELGTAAAGVYAMHEAKKDPEHAHKHKIEEEIAAAAAVGSGGFVFHEHHEKKEAKKEDEEAHGKKHHHLF, from the exons ATGGCTGAGGAGAAGCACCACCACCATTTCCACCATGAAGATAAGTCTGGCTATGTTGAAGAAGTTGACTATAGAAAAGAGGAGAAACATCACAAACATCTTGAGCACCTTGGTGAGCTTGGTACTGCGGCTGCTGGTGTTTATGCCAtg CACGAGGCCAAGAAAGACCCAGAGCATGCTCACAAGCATAAGATAGAAGAGGAGATTGCGGCGGCTGCCGCTGTGGGATCTGGTGGTTTTGTCTTCCATGAACATCATGAGAAAAAAGAAGCTAAGAAAGAAGATGAGGAAGCACATGGAAAGAAGCACCACCATCTCTtttga
- the LOC25496132 gene encoding calponin homology domain-containing protein DDB_G0272472 has protein sequence MELELGLKITKTKDDIDSISEYQLMKDTGPIFQSRETNAMFILTAHLKGYKRISIDIKISKDGSKISISGEKPIQEMIMMGWVMQRKVVDIKGFNKVFKIPYGVNLDKIKGNYNEEEWILNIYMPKIVKGICGLKIEEVKEQEFDKRRSELEKREIDHVSSSVGETSQKESKDSEFQHMKGSDNGIEKMLDDNVDENNKETIQKGAEDDGIKRDVTKCLIEKEKEESKFRIEDSKVNDTRDIEKEVGKGISQNIVDTSQRVVEGSMLQKSGEPKEKEVGEKKGNSKENVVDHIPNTIDSISLNEFGKPKVPQMEKTNRNEGKMNGGESKKLPFEANEDVEKTKFGDIIQKGVTRAKFESQDEDEECVKEKLGKDGFDDAKITINEEFDKYLPKKSHEAREGLNVQKMEENKVVKENGVKRKGKEVEYLVENDDEKRLKRMHVEAKKGNTKEKTKEEIEEIRESGIKESGQQPHAEKGKGFNVAEEDQREVVKEALDGTQSLMEKFEGEESKERTKEKRVQDEEKKIEPNEPFEGDTTRDRIEKEITNQNFQENVDIGVFDGRKTQMFQEMEQKEYFKENGENIEKSMKKLNGDKYQQIQNEDIGNSKQKEFGELECETKDRLKESSIEPFEPTKASKLEKNVVDHTPSNIDFINQNEFKEEYENPPFEAKEVVQKTLFGNIIKPKMETEDGDEECVRQKPNKEGFDAKITTNEKFPQNLPKNTHEESEGLNVKQMQETKDVMENVVKRKGKKIEYLVEKSEGERPKSKHNIEGKKGNNTRETMQEGEESENGIKESGQQHPKENIVKENSEVSKNTAEELQHPVENINGNIGFDVAEEVEQKEVMKEALVESESSMEKKQEEESKERIVVKRVEDEENKIEYAIVKLKGEGFTKLNVEPNEPFEGDTTRDRIEKEIINQKFQENVDIGIFDGRKPNKFQEMEETELSKEKDSTIGMSMKKVNGEKYEKIQNIDEGFKKNITKEKDDCYLQEKMSKDRSKEDFPMKMLDSEGDTTKEVKGRKIEKAKGIKEESEKVVPVVKGEIQEPKIPMKIKDQQCLQEKEPNDHEIEEAKKVKGKEAKRKGDEFIFGESTTKEEPQVQKAKDKKGIETRTSERELQCERGPTTYSTVESIGFKEFKYKSAKDKKQNTKALPPKFQNKETQESKDESMSAKEVESIEDKVAKPLSTLSFQSSQQSEVEEKDKFCEGNKANYKGSIESKREDPTKDVQNLIEMKETLKPEIPREEELMKGEKTEFLNGENVGETMQMETDEPKNRIDTKEKQHVAKVVTEKMDKGKCFDEKMKKTQEKEAESLESSQKNDIDEVKAKRPLELEIPNLQCEFPKTKDHVRALELRDGEQYGYIKEGTEENKAPKIEAFEGAKPSKLQSRRFNQQSTNEINRKPEFSIEEHKEEKESPKLNTVGTEKIDSLQPQILDGQEEVLDVPSFQRQKTREEEKVVKRTEGPKIEKSEETKDTSTLKREKGKTTQTTEEKKPKIMETTPQFDMASGSKRESEKMLEASKRGYERESKQVAPKTNVEPPTTIEKTQIKKVEGQKHIQVLEETISKEKEDKAQQCVQEKNDKKGFQTPKTIEEKKVLKKMEGLKIAKSEEEKEKYQMEERTTPFDKACGSKRVADKVHEKVHETPLREHQRKPEEFTYKIELDSSTTFEKPPRKKVERKEAHEFTRPPNISNEIPKVEEVQEDKEVERHIHLPEASISKEERTQVTTTHSKENCRVEPKGEIGKPPKNQTPSPKEPFQSTEGSTSLEAVADKAAQQFEVEEKEKTKKKDSKMDVQESTKSKTGKEVEECIIKDEETKHEIEEQKEGKSETNGWKKDNEIPKVEEKEVDRHIHVEATISKEKDRVEPKEGTGTKQNFGVSKNPARTEPFYSMEGTTTLEAVADVQESKVSSSTSTQQFEVEESTKCKRGQEIVEKCINKDEESKHGREEIDDEEEERDYDQVYKEQKEGKDETSEDKISKKLFVPFVIAAGSALLVTLVVMFVRHKRSRKR, from the exons ATGGAGCTGGAATTAGGACTCAAAATTACTAAAACTAAAGATGACATTGATTCCATCTCTGAATATCAACTTATGAAGGATACAGGACCAATCTTTCAATCTAGAGAAACAAATGCCATGTTCATCCTCACTGCCCATCTTAAAG GTTATAAGAGGATTAGCATCGACATTAAGATTAGTAAAGATGGCAGTAAGATATCAATTAGTGGAGAGAAACCAATTCAAGAAATGATAATGATGGGGTGGGTAATGCAAAGGAAAGTAGTTGATATCAAAGGCTTCAATAAGGTTTTCAAAATTCCTTATGGTGTGAATTTGGATAAGATCAAAGGAAATTACAATGAAGAGGAATGGATTTTGAATATTTACATGCCAAAAATTGTAAAAGGGATTTGTGGTCTTAAGATTGAGGAAGTCAAGGAACAAGAGTTTGATAAAAGAAGATCAGAGCTAGAAAAAAGGGAAATTGATCATGTTTCTAGTAGTGTTGGTGAGACAAGCCAAAAAGAGTCAAAAGATTCTGAATTTCAACACATGAAAGGAAGTGACAATGGCATAGAGAAGATGCTTGATGATAACGTCgatgaaaataataaagagaCGATACAAAAAGGAGCGGAGGACGATGGCATTAAGAGGGACGTAACTAAATGCttaatagaaaaggaaaaagaagaatcTAAGTTCAGGATTGAGGATAGTAAGGTTAACGATACAAGAGATATAGAGAAAGAAGTTGGAAAAGGTATCTCACAAAACATTGTAGATACAAGCCAAAGAGTTGTCGAAGGGTCAATGCTTCAAAAAAGTGGAGAGccaaaagaaaaggaagttgGAGAAAAAAAGGGTAACTCTAAAGAAAATGTAGTTGATCATATTCCTAATACCATTGATTCTATAAGCCTAAATGAATTTGGAAAACCAAAGGTTCCACAAATGGAGAAAACTAACAGGAATGAAGGGAAGATGAATGGAGGGGAATCTAAAAAGTTGCCTTTTGAAGCCAATGAAGATGTTGAAAAAACTAAGTTTGGAGATATCATCCAAAAGGGTGTCACAAGGGCTAAGTTTGAAAGtcaagatgaagatgaagaatgtgTTAAAGAAAAACTTGGTAAGGACGGATTTGATGATGCAAAGATAACTATCAATGAAGAGTTTGATAAGTACTTACCTAAAAAGAGTCATGAGGCAAGGGAAGGATTGAATGTTCAAAAGATGGAAGAAAATAAAGTTGTTAAAGAAAACGGGgtaaaaagaaagggaaaagagGTTGAATATCTTGTGGAGAATGATGACGAGAAAAGACTCAAAAGAATGCATGTGGAAGCAAAGAAAGGAAACACAAAAGAGAAAACGAAAGAGGAAATTGAAGAGATCCGTGAGAGTGGAATTAAGGAAAGTGGTCAACAGCCACATGCGGAAAAAGGTAAAGGGTTCAATGTTGCAGAGGAGGATCAACGAGAGGTCGTGAAAGAAGCATTAGATGGAACTCAAAGTTTGATGGAAAAGTTTGAAGGGGAAGAATCCAAGGAGAGAACCAAGGAAAAAAGAGTCCAagatgaggaaaaaaaaattgaaccaaatgaACCTTTTGAGGGAGACACAACTAGGGACAGAATTGAGAAAGAAATTACAAATCAAAACTTTCAAGAGAATGTTGATATTGGAGTATTTGATGGAAGGAAAACACAAATGTTTCAAGAGATGGAACAGAAGGaatattttaaggaaaatggGGAGAACATTGAAAAGTCTATGAAGAAATTGAATGGAGACAAATATCAACAGATACAAAATGAAGATATTggaaattcaaaacaaaaggaATTTGGAGAACTAGAGTGTGAGACTAAGGATAGACTTAAAGAAAGTAGCATTGAACCATTTGAACCAACGAAGGCAtcaaaacttgaaaaaaatGTAGTTGATCATACTCCTAgtaatattgattttataaaccAAAATGAATTCAAAGAGGAATATGAAAATCCACCTTTTGAAGCAAAGGAAGTTGTTCAAAAAACCTTGTTTGGAAATATTATAAAGCCTAAGATGGAAACTGAAGATGGAGATGAAGAGTGTGTTCGACAAAAGCCTAATAAAGAAGGATTTGATGCAAAGATAACTACAAATGAAAAGTTTCCTCAAAACTTACCTAAAAACACTCATGAGGAAAGTGAAGGATTGAATGTTAAACAAATGCAAGAAACCAAAGATGTCATGGAAAATGTGGTCAAAAGAAAGggcaaaaaaattgaatatcttGTGGAGAAAAGTGAAGGTGAAAGACCCAAAAGCAAGCATAATATTGAaggaaagaaaggaaataatacaAGAGAGACAATGCAAGAAGGTGAAGAGAGTGAGAATGGAATTAAGGAAAGTGGTCAACAACATCCAAAggaaaatattgttaaagaaaATTCTGAAGTATCAAAGAATACAGCTGAAGAGTTACAGCATCCGGTTGAGAACATCAATGGAAATATTGGATTCGATGTTGCAGAGGAGGTAGAACAAAAGGAGGTTATGAAAGAAGCATTGGTTGAAAGTGAAAGTTCGATGGAAAAGAAACAAGAAGAAGAATCCAAGGAGAGAATTGTGGTCAAAAGAGTCGAGGATgaggaaaataaaattgaatatgcTATAGTGAAGTTGAAAGGAGAGGGATTTACAAAGCTAAATGTTGAACCAAATGAGCCTTTTGAGGGAGACACAACTAGAGACAGAATTGAGAAGGAAATTATAAATCAAAAGTTTCAAGAGAATGTTGATATTGGAATATTTGATGGAAGAAAACCAAATAAGTTTCAAGAGATGGAGGAAACTGAATTGTCCAAGGAAAAAGATTCAACAATTGGAATGTCTATGAAGAAAGTGAATGGAGAAAAATATGAGAAGATACAAAATATAGATGAAGGTTTcaagaaaaacataacaaaggaaaaagatgaTTGTTATTTGCAAGAAAAGATGAGTAAAGATAGATCAAAAGAAGATTTTCCAATGAAAATGTTAGACTCAGAAGGTGATACAACAAAGGAAGTAAAGGGTAGAAAGATTGAGAAAGCAAAAGGTATTaaagaagaaagtgaaaaagTTGTACCAGTTGTGAAGGGAGAAATTCAAGAACCTAAGATTCCAATGAAGATTAAAGATCAACAATGTTTGCAAGAAAAGGAGCCAAATGATCATGAAATAGAGGAAGCAAAAAAGGTGAAAGGAAAAGAGGCAAAAAGAAAAGGTgatgaatttatttttggtgaGTCTACAACAAAGGAAGAACCTCAAGTACAAAAGGCAAAAGATAAAAAAGGAATAGAAACAAGAACGTCTGAACGAGAATTGCAATGTGAAAGAGGCCCTACTACATATTCAACAGTAGAAAGTATTGGATTTAAGGAGTTTAAATATAAGAGTGCAAAGGATAAGAAGCAGAATACAAAGGCGCTACctccaaaatttcaaaacaaggAGACGCAAGAATCAAAAGATGAAAGTATGAGTGCAAAAGAGGTTGAATCTATAGAAGATAAAGTGGCTAAACCCTTATCAACACTAAGCTTTCAATCAAGTCAACAATCtgaagttgaagaaaaagataaattttgtgAAGGTAACAAAGCAAATTACAAAGGTTCCATAGAATCAAAGAGGGAAGATCCTACAAAAGATGttcaaaatttgattgaaatgaaGGAAACTTTGAAGCCAGAAATTCCTCGAGAAGAAGAGCTCATGAAAGGAGAAAAAACTGAATTTCTAAATGGTGAAAATGTGGGGGAAACAATGCAAATGGAAACTGATGAGCCTAAGAATAGAATTGATACTAAAGAGAAACAACATGTGGCGAAAGTTGTTACTGAAAAGATGGATAAAGGAAAATGCTttgatgaaaaaatgaaaaaaacacaaGAGAAAGAAGCGGAATCCTTGGAATCAAGCCAAAAGAATGATATTGATGAAGTGAAAGCTAAAAGGCCTCTTGAACTAGAAATACCTAATTTGCAATGTGAATTTCCAAAAACCAAAGATCATGTTCGAGCACTTGAACTAAGAGACGGAGAACAATATGGTTACATAAAAGAAGGAACAGAAGAGAATAAAGCACCAAAAATTGAAGCATTTGAAGGCGCTAAACCATCTAAGTTACAAAGTCGAAGGTTTAATCAACAATccacaaatgaaataaacagAAAACCAGAATTTTCTATTGAAGaacataaagaagaaaaagaatcacCAAAGTTAAACACTGTGGGGACTGAAAAAATTGATAGTTTGCAGCCACAGATCCTTGATGGGCAAGAAGAAGTACTTGATGTGCCTAGTTTTCAAAGACAAAAGACtcgagaagaagaaaaagttgtGAAGAGAACAGAAGGGCCAAAGATTGAAAAGAGTGAGGAAACTAAAGATACTTCCACACTCAAAAGAGAGAAGGGAAAAACAACACAAACCACAGAAGAAAAGAAGCCTAAAATAATGGAAACAACTCCACAGTTTGACATGGCTAGTGGATCAAAAAGGGAGTCGGAAAAAATGCTAGAGGCTTCTAAGAGAGGATATGAAAGAGAATCAAAACAAGTCGCTCCTAAGACGAATGTTGAACCACCAACTACAATtgaaaaaactcaaataaaaaaagttgaggGGCAAAAGCACATTCAGGTACTAGAAGAAACAATTTCTAAAGAAAAAGAGGATAAAGCTCAACAATGTGTGCAAGAGAAGAATGATAAGAAAGGATTTCAAACACCAAAGactattgaagaaaaaaaagttctgAAGAAAATGGAAGGGTTAAAGATTGCAAAGagtgaagaagagaaagagaagtaTCAAATGGAGGAAAGGACTACACCATTTGACAAGGCTTGTGGATCCAAAAGGGTAGCAGATAAAGTGCATGAAAAAGTACATGAAACTCCATTGAGAGAACATCAAAGAAAACCAGAAGAATTCACTTATAAAATTGAGTTGGATTCATCTACTACATTTGAAAAACCTCcaagaaaaaaagttgaaagGAAAGAGGCTCATGAATTTACAAGGCCACCAAACATAAGCAATGAAATTCCAAAAGTAGAAGAAGTACAAGAAGACAAAGAGGTGGAAAGGCACATTCATTTACCAGAAGCAAGCATATCTAAAGAAGAAAGAACACAAGTTACAACTACtcattcaaaagaaaattgtaGAGTTGAACCAAAAGGTGAAATTGGTAAGCCACCAAAAAATCAAACTCCATCTCCAAAAGAACCATTTCAGTCCACAGAAGGCAGTACATCATTAGAAGCTGTAGCAGATAAAGCGgctcaacaatttgaagttgaagaaaaagagaaaacaaagaaaaaggactccaaaatggatgttcaagagtcaacaaaaagtaaaacaGGAAAAGAAGTTGAAGAATGCATAATCAAAGACGAGGAAACTAAACACGAAATAGAAGAACAAAAAGAAGGTAAAAGTGAAACAAATGGATGGAAAAAGGACAATGAAATTCCAAAGGTAGAAGAGAAGGAGGTGGATAGGCACATTCATGTAGAAGCAACCATTTCTAAAGAAAAAGATAGAGTTGAACCAAAAGAG GGTACCGGTACCAAACAAAACTTTGGCGTATCAAAGAATCCTGCACGAACAGAACCTTTTTATTCCATGGAGGGCACTACAACACTAGAAGCAGTAGCAGATGTTCAAGAATCCAAGGTTTCAAGCTCAACAAGTactcaacaatttgaagttgAAGAGTCAACAAAATGTAAAAGAGGCcaagaaattgttgaaaaatgTATAAACAAAGATGAAGAATCAAAACATGGAAGAGAAGaaattgatgatgaagaagaagaaagagattaTGACCAAGTGTACAAGGAACAGAAAGAAGGTAAAGATGAAACAAGTGAAGATAAAATCTCAAAGAAATTGTTTGTTCCATTTGTTATAGCTGCAGGTTCAGCACTACTTGTTACTCTAGTAGTTATGTTTGTCCGGCATAAAAGATCTAGAAAAAGGTAA